A window of bacterium genomic DNA:
CCAGCCATCCCAACTGGCCGGACATGATCCACACCTTTTACAAGCTGGCCTTGGCCGATGAATTCCTGCTGGTGGACGTGGGGGTGATGCCCCAAAGCAGCAAGGACAAGCTGCTGGAGACCGAGATCCACGGGAAAGCCCTGGTCCATTTTGACAAGGCCGGGGTCTGCATGCCGCCCCGGCTGGACCGGAAAAAGTTCCTGGCCGGTATGAAAGAGCGAAAGGCCAGGTTGAGCAGCATGTTTGAGCTGTTCTCTAATTACGTGGCCAAGGAACTTAACCGCAAGAATTACATCGAGGCCCAGTACAACTATTTCATGACCCTGAACATGCTGGTGGAAGCATTGAGGATGAAGCACGGACCCTTTCATTATGATTTCCGGGGGCGTTATCTTCATTATGAATTACCTCCCCGGGAGGCGGTAAAACTTCAAACATTATTCTACACAAAGGATCCGGCCGACCTGCGCCGCAAGGATGCCCGGGCCAGGCGGTGGTTTAAAGAGGTCATTAAGACCATAAAATAGAAACGGAAAATGTCAAAAGCCCTCCTGAAAACAGGAGGGCTTTTGACATTTAGGGAGGAATAAATACTGATAGGGTATCGGTTCTATCCGTATATTTTCAAAAGCAGAACCACAAACAAAGAAGTGACCGCGGTCAGTATCAGAGAGAACACGAAGGCCACCTTGAAGACCTTGGTCTCCTCGCCGATTTTGTCTATTGAGGCCGCCGCGTTCTGGAGCTTGGCCGGCGAGACCACGCTGGCCAGCCCGCCGCCGAAGGCCAGCCCGGCGGTGACGATGATCAGTCCTTTCAAGGACAGGCCCAGGTTCTGGGCGGTGGTCATGGTGTACTTGGCGAACATGGCGATGGCCGAGGCCTCGCTGCCGGTCAAAAAGCCGCCGAACAAGCCGATGAAGGACACCACAGCGCCATAGCCTCCCCGGAAGACCTGGGTGGAGTAGTCGGCCAGCACTTTTATCATGCTGGGCACGGCGAACTGTCCGATGCTCATATCATATCCCGACATGTTCATGATCTCGCCGATGGCGAAGAAGATGGCAGCGGCGAAAACCGGCCGGGGGGCCCTTTTCAGCCATATTTTCAATGATTCCCTCATTTGGGATTTGGTTGGTCTGAGGAAGGGCAGGGCCAGGGCGGTGCTGACCAGTATCCAGGTGTAGGCCTGCCACAGGGCCCGGGTGTCCAGGGGCTTGCCGTCGGCGGTCAGGCCGTTGATGGGAAGTTTAAGCGTACGGTAAAGGAAGTTGAAACTGTCCTTGGGAAGGTTAAGCGCCAGGATCAGCACGATCAGTATCAGCCAGGGCAGGAAGGCCTTCCACAGGGGATATGTCATTTCGAATTCCAGCTCCTGTGGGTTCAGCCGGCTGCGGTCGATGATCTTTTTCCCGGAGGCCTTAAGATACAGGGCCATGGCCGCGATCACCGCCAGGCCGCACAGCACGCCGGTCAGCACCACCAGGTTCTCGAAGCGGTTGGTGAAATAGGCGACAATTCCGATCACTCCTCCGGTCAGCAGACAGGGCAGCCAGCCCCGGCGCACCGCCTGCCATTTGCCCACGATCCACAGCATGCAGAACCCGATCATGGTGGAGACTACCGGCAGGAACATGAAGAACACTTGTCCGGCCTGCTTAAGCCCGATCTCATTTCCTTTTCCCAGAAAGCTGTTGGCGATGTCCACGAACACCACTATCGGCGCGCCCAGCAGGGCGTAGGTGCAGAGGGAGTCGTATCCGATAGAGGGCAGGGCGATGGCCACGTAGGAGGAATAGCCCATGGCCAGCAGGATCGGGGGCAGGATGGAGACCGGGGTGGCCCCCACCGCCACCATCAGGGTGCCGAAGCCGATGTTGATCAGCATGATCTGCACCGCCTGGTTCCCCCCGGCCAGGGTCTTGATGAAGATGATCACCCTTTTCAACGCCCCGGTCTTCTCCATCACCGCCATTTGCAGCAGCGAGGCGGCCACTATCAGCGAGACCGAAAAGGAGCGTACTATCCCGGCCCCGGTGGAGCGCAGGATGACCTCCCACGAGGTGTTGAAAAAAAAGAAGGCTGCCAGGGAGATGGCCAGCCAGCCGGCCAGGCCGCTTTGGTCGGCCGGGCGCTTGAAGGCTATCAGCATCACTAATATGACGGCGATGGGAAGCAGGGTCAGCAGCAGTTGCCAGATGGACATGTTTCTCTCCTAAATTTTTTTGACAGGATTAACAGGATTTCTTTACGATTACCTACCTCAAATATTTTGAATACTAATTTTATAGCAACTGCCTGGTGCTGTCAACAAAAAAGCATCATCCGGGCTTGAAATAATGACAGATTGGGGGTATATTGGTATCCGGGTCAACAACAGCCCCACCATTCAAAAAGGATAAAACCATGGACGTCAAAACCGCGATCCTGTCCCGGCGGGCCTACCGCTCGCTGGCCCCGGTCCAGATAACAAAAGAACTGGTGGAAGACCTGGCCACAGCC
This region includes:
- a CDS encoding L-lactate permease, which produces MSIWQLLLTLLPIAVILVMLIAFKRPADQSGLAGWLAISLAAFFFFNTSWEVILRSTGAGIVRSFSVSLIVAASLLQMAVMEKTGALKRVIIFIKTLAGGNQAVQIMLINIGFGTLMVAVGATPVSILPPILLAMGYSSYVAIALPSIGYDSLCTYALLGAPIVVFVDIANSFLGKGNEIGLKQAGQVFFMFLPVVSTMIGFCMLWIVGKWQAVRRGWLPCLLTGGVIGIVAYFTNRFENLVVLTGVLCGLAVIAAMALYLKASGKKIIDRSRLNPQELEFEMTYPLWKAFLPWLILIVLILALNLPKDSFNFLYRTLKLPINGLTADGKPLDTRALWQAYTWILVSTALALPFLRPTKSQMRESLKIWLKRAPRPVFAAAIFFAIGEIMNMSGYDMSIGQFAVPSMIKVLADYSTQVFRGGYGAVVSFIGLFGGFLTGSEASAIAMFAKYTMTTAQNLGLSLKGLIIVTAGLAFGGGLASVVSPAKLQNAAASIDKIGEETKVFKVAFVFSLILTAVTSLFVVLLLKIYG